One window of Quercus robur chromosome 12, dhQueRobu3.1, whole genome shotgun sequence genomic DNA carries:
- the LOC126709840 gene encoding potassium transporter 5-like isoform X1, whose protein sequence is MDSSGVSGITEMSSEVAPKNSQQSIGQVSDEFNGKRILRRFDSLDLESSTVPGRHGHDSKAVGWSVILHLAFQSIGIVYGDIGTSPLYVYASTFTDGIKHNDDILGVLSLIFYTLTLIPLVKYVFIVLQANDNGEGGTFALYSLICRYAKVGLIPNQQAEDQDVSNFQLVLPSSRQRIASVVKAKLENSQFAKFFLLFATMLGTSMVIGDGVLTPCISVLSAVGGITNATTEITEDMIVWISVAILIFLFMVQRFGTDKVGYTFAPIICVWFAFIGGIGLFNFIKFDPTVIKAINPQYIVQYFQRNKKDAWVSLGGIVLAITGTEALFADVGHFTVKSIQISMCSVTYPALILAYAGQASFLRKHNDLVKETFYKSIPEPLYWPMFVVAIFSSIVASQAMISGTFSIVQQSLSLGCFPRVKIVHTSAKYEGQVYIPEVNYLLMLACVGVTLAFKSTTKIGNAYGIAVVFVMTLTSAFLVLIMIMIWKSHILLVISYVLVIGSVELLYLSSVFYKFDQGGYLPLAFATILMTIMYIWNDVHRRKYFYELDHKISLEKLKEIAADKNLCRMPGLAMFYSELVQGIPPIFKHYVENVPALHSVLVFLTIKSLPISKVPVDERFLFRRVKPRNQNVFRCVVRYGYTDVRSEDEPFEKMIVERLKQFIINDFWFSQRKLGNGENDGELEVEFVNEEDENEDVEHVEEELDIEIEAMDQASHAGIVHLIGENEVVACKGAGIGKRFLINYAFNFLKKNLRQTENVFEIPHKRMLKVGMTYEL, encoded by the exons ATGGACAGTAGTGGAGTTTCTGGGATAACAGAAATGTCTAGTGAAGTAGCACCAAAAAATTCTCAACAAAGCATAGGGCAGGTTTCTGATGAATTCAATGGGAAGAGAATTTTACGAAGGTTCGATTCCTTGGACCTCGAATCCTCCACTGTTCCAGGTCGTCATGGCCATGACTCCAAG gcTGTGGGGTGGTCAGTGATATTGCATCTAGCATTCCAGAGCATAGGAATTGTATACGGAGACATTGGTACTTCACCGCTATATGTGTATGCAAGCACTTTCACCGATGGCATCAAGCACAACGATGATATTTTGGGTGTTCTTTCTTTGATATTTTATACCCTCACTTTAATCCCTCTGGTTAAGTACGTTTTCATCGTCTTACAGGCCAATGATAATGGCGAAG gAGGGACGTTTGCTTTGTACTCTCTTATATGCCGATATGCCAAGGTTGGTTTGATCCCAAATCAGCAAGCTGAGGATCAGGACGTTTCTAATTTCCAGCTTGTGTTACCAAGTAGTCGTCAGCGAATAGCATCGGTGGTTAAGGCTAAACTGGAAAACAGCCAGTTTGCCAAGTTCTTCTTATTGTTTGCAACAATGCTTGGTACTTCCATGGTGATTGGGGATGGTGTCCTTACGCCTTGTATCTCAG TTTTATCCGCTGTGGGAGGGATCACCAACGCTACAACTGAAATCACAGAAG ATATGATTGTTTGGATATCAGTAGCTATCTTGATCTTCTTGTTCATGGTTCAAAGATTTGGAACTGACAAAGTGGGCTATACCTTTGCTCCaataatttgtgtttggtttgcatTCATAGGGGGTATTGGACTtttcaatttcatcaaattTGATCCAACAGTCATCAAAGCAATAAACCCACAATACATAGTACAATATTTCCAAAGGAACAAGAAAGATGCTTGGGTTTCTCTAGGTGGCATTGTCCTTGCCATAACAG GAACGGAAGCACTATTTGCTGATGTTGGCCACTTCACAGTTAAGTCCATACAAATAAGTATGTGCTCAGTGACTTACCCAGCTCTCATATTAGCATATGCTGGACAAGCATCCTTCCTTCGTAAGCACAATGATCTTGTCAAGGAAACCTTCTACAAGTCCATTCCAG AACCTTTGTATTGGCCAATGTTCGTGGTGGCTATTTTTTCATCAATAGTAGCTAGTCAAGCCATGATTTCAGGGACTTTCTCTATAGTCCAGCAATCTCTCTCGCTAGGGTGTTTCCCTCGAGTGAAAATTGTGCATACATCGGCTAAGTACGAAGGACAGGTTTATATACCAGAAGTCAATTACCTTCTTATGTTGGCTTGTGTAGGGGTCACTTTGGCTTTCAAGAGCACCACAAAGATTGGCAATGCATATG GCATAGCAGTGGTGTTTGTGATGACTCTCACATCAGCTTTCCTAGTGCTAATCATGATCATGATATGGAAATCCCATATACTCTTAGTTATCTCCTATGTTCTTGTTATTGGCAGTGTGGAGCTTCTCTATTTAAGCTCAGTCTTCTACAAATTTGATCAAGGAGGATATCTTCCCCTAGCTTTTGCTACAATACTAATGACTATAATGTATATTTGGAATGATGTGCATAGAAGAAAGTACTTTTATGAGCTTGACCACAAAATCTCTTTAGAGAAGCTCAAGGAGATAGCTGCAGACAAAAATTTATGTCGAATGCCTGGGTTAGCCATGTTCTACTCAGAGCTTGTCCAAGGAATCCCGCCCATTTTCAAACACTATGTGGAAAATGTTCCTGCGCTGCACTCAGTTCTCGTCTTTCTCACTATCAAGTCACTACCTATTAGCAAGGTCCCAGTGGACGAGCGTTTCCTCTTTCGTCGAGTCAAGCCTAGAAACCAAAATGTGTTTCGATGTGTTGTTAGGTATGGGTACACTGATGTACGTTCTGAGGATGAGCCTTTTGAGAAAATGATAGTTGAAAGATTGAAGCAATTTattataaatgatttttggTTCTCACAAAGGAAACTCGGTAATGGTGAAAATGATGGTGAATTGGAAGTTGAGTTTGTTAATGAAGAGGATGAAAATGAGGATGTAGAACATGTTGAGGAAGAGTTGGATATTGAGATTGAAGCTATGGACCAAGCATCGCATGCCGGTATTGTTCACTTAATTGGTGAGAATGAAGTAGTTGCATGTAAAGGAGCTGGTATTGGAAAGAGATTTCTGATAAATTAtgcttttaatttcttgaagaaaaatttgaGACAAACTGAAAATGTATTTGAAATTCCCCATAAGCGCATGCTTAAGGTGGGCATGACTTATGAGCTTTAG
- the LOC126709840 gene encoding potassium transporter 5-like isoform X2 — translation MDSSGVSGITEMSSEVAPKNSQQSIGQVSDEFNGKRILRRFDSLDLESSTVPGRHGHDSKAVGWSVILHLAFQSIGIVYGDIGTSPLYVYASTFTDGIKHNDDILGVLSLIFYTLTLIPLVKYVFIVLQANDNGEGGTFALYSLICRYAKVGLIPNQQAEDQDVSNFQLVLPSSRQRIASVVKAKLENSQFAKFFLLFATMLGTSMVIGDGVLTPCISDMIVWISVAILIFLFMVQRFGTDKVGYTFAPIICVWFAFIGGIGLFNFIKFDPTVIKAINPQYIVQYFQRNKKDAWVSLGGIVLAITGTEALFADVGHFTVKSIQISMCSVTYPALILAYAGQASFLRKHNDLVKETFYKSIPEPLYWPMFVVAIFSSIVASQAMISGTFSIVQQSLSLGCFPRVKIVHTSAKYEGQVYIPEVNYLLMLACVGVTLAFKSTTKIGNAYGIAVVFVMTLTSAFLVLIMIMIWKSHILLVISYVLVIGSVELLYLSSVFYKFDQGGYLPLAFATILMTIMYIWNDVHRRKYFYELDHKISLEKLKEIAADKNLCRMPGLAMFYSELVQGIPPIFKHYVENVPALHSVLVFLTIKSLPISKVPVDERFLFRRVKPRNQNVFRCVVRYGYTDVRSEDEPFEKMIVERLKQFIINDFWFSQRKLGNGENDGELEVEFVNEEDENEDVEHVEEELDIEIEAMDQASHAGIVHLIGENEVVACKGAGIGKRFLINYAFNFLKKNLRQTENVFEIPHKRMLKVGMTYEL, via the exons ATGGACAGTAGTGGAGTTTCTGGGATAACAGAAATGTCTAGTGAAGTAGCACCAAAAAATTCTCAACAAAGCATAGGGCAGGTTTCTGATGAATTCAATGGGAAGAGAATTTTACGAAGGTTCGATTCCTTGGACCTCGAATCCTCCACTGTTCCAGGTCGTCATGGCCATGACTCCAAG gcTGTGGGGTGGTCAGTGATATTGCATCTAGCATTCCAGAGCATAGGAATTGTATACGGAGACATTGGTACTTCACCGCTATATGTGTATGCAAGCACTTTCACCGATGGCATCAAGCACAACGATGATATTTTGGGTGTTCTTTCTTTGATATTTTATACCCTCACTTTAATCCCTCTGGTTAAGTACGTTTTCATCGTCTTACAGGCCAATGATAATGGCGAAG gAGGGACGTTTGCTTTGTACTCTCTTATATGCCGATATGCCAAGGTTGGTTTGATCCCAAATCAGCAAGCTGAGGATCAGGACGTTTCTAATTTCCAGCTTGTGTTACCAAGTAGTCGTCAGCGAATAGCATCGGTGGTTAAGGCTAAACTGGAAAACAGCCAGTTTGCCAAGTTCTTCTTATTGTTTGCAACAATGCTTGGTACTTCCATGGTGATTGGGGATGGTGTCCTTACGCCTTGTATCTCAG ATATGATTGTTTGGATATCAGTAGCTATCTTGATCTTCTTGTTCATGGTTCAAAGATTTGGAACTGACAAAGTGGGCTATACCTTTGCTCCaataatttgtgtttggtttgcatTCATAGGGGGTATTGGACTtttcaatttcatcaaattTGATCCAACAGTCATCAAAGCAATAAACCCACAATACATAGTACAATATTTCCAAAGGAACAAGAAAGATGCTTGGGTTTCTCTAGGTGGCATTGTCCTTGCCATAACAG GAACGGAAGCACTATTTGCTGATGTTGGCCACTTCACAGTTAAGTCCATACAAATAAGTATGTGCTCAGTGACTTACCCAGCTCTCATATTAGCATATGCTGGACAAGCATCCTTCCTTCGTAAGCACAATGATCTTGTCAAGGAAACCTTCTACAAGTCCATTCCAG AACCTTTGTATTGGCCAATGTTCGTGGTGGCTATTTTTTCATCAATAGTAGCTAGTCAAGCCATGATTTCAGGGACTTTCTCTATAGTCCAGCAATCTCTCTCGCTAGGGTGTTTCCCTCGAGTGAAAATTGTGCATACATCGGCTAAGTACGAAGGACAGGTTTATATACCAGAAGTCAATTACCTTCTTATGTTGGCTTGTGTAGGGGTCACTTTGGCTTTCAAGAGCACCACAAAGATTGGCAATGCATATG GCATAGCAGTGGTGTTTGTGATGACTCTCACATCAGCTTTCCTAGTGCTAATCATGATCATGATATGGAAATCCCATATACTCTTAGTTATCTCCTATGTTCTTGTTATTGGCAGTGTGGAGCTTCTCTATTTAAGCTCAGTCTTCTACAAATTTGATCAAGGAGGATATCTTCCCCTAGCTTTTGCTACAATACTAATGACTATAATGTATATTTGGAATGATGTGCATAGAAGAAAGTACTTTTATGAGCTTGACCACAAAATCTCTTTAGAGAAGCTCAAGGAGATAGCTGCAGACAAAAATTTATGTCGAATGCCTGGGTTAGCCATGTTCTACTCAGAGCTTGTCCAAGGAATCCCGCCCATTTTCAAACACTATGTGGAAAATGTTCCTGCGCTGCACTCAGTTCTCGTCTTTCTCACTATCAAGTCACTACCTATTAGCAAGGTCCCAGTGGACGAGCGTTTCCTCTTTCGTCGAGTCAAGCCTAGAAACCAAAATGTGTTTCGATGTGTTGTTAGGTATGGGTACACTGATGTACGTTCTGAGGATGAGCCTTTTGAGAAAATGATAGTTGAAAGATTGAAGCAATTTattataaatgatttttggTTCTCACAAAGGAAACTCGGTAATGGTGAAAATGATGGTGAATTGGAAGTTGAGTTTGTTAATGAAGAGGATGAAAATGAGGATGTAGAACATGTTGAGGAAGAGTTGGATATTGAGATTGAAGCTATGGACCAAGCATCGCATGCCGGTATTGTTCACTTAATTGGTGAGAATGAAGTAGTTGCATGTAAAGGAGCTGGTATTGGAAAGAGATTTCTGATAAATTAtgcttttaatttcttgaagaaaaatttgaGACAAACTGAAAATGTATTTGAAATTCCCCATAAGCGCATGCTTAAGGTGGGCATGACTTATGAGCTTTAG